The DNA segment ATGTAATCATGAAATATTTAACAATAAGCAAGCCGCCATAACTCATACTACAATTTGCTTCAACCCTAGGCTTTTTAAAAAGCATTATACTATAAGATCAGTAATGGTGATACAGCTGAGTCgtgagatcaggtggatgggatGGAGTGATCTCCTACctaaggccggttccacacttgcaagtgtgatgcgatgaactcgcatcacactcgcaacgcatgctgctcagaacgcacggcccgaacgctgcacaccgggactgaactgacatgctgagttcagtcccggtttgcagcgttcgggccgtgctttccgagcagcatgcgttgcgagtgtgatgcgagtacaTCGCagcacactcgcaagtgtggaaccggcctaagGGTCTTCAGTTGTCGCGAAATCACTACACCAAACATATTTGGAGTTGTAGTTTATTAACAGCTGGAGAGATTCAGCTTGAAGACCTCTGTGGTACAAGATCTCAATCACTAGTAATTCAATAATAATTAGCGCGAAATCTTAGCACCATGTATCAAATACAAACCATAATCTCCAATTTAGATGAATTTCTAGTCCTTGTTTTCTCTAGAGATTTATCTCTTCATCGATAAATCTTACAAGAACATTTTATAAATGCAAACAactttcacttaaatcatccttcAGACAGAAAGTGTTTTTTTTGTCCTCAGTTTCTGATACATCCATCTTAAATGTCCTTATTAAATTGATGTAAAGGACTTCATTGTGCACCAATAAGCATGGCATTAACATAAAGCAAAGTGCTAATGCCAATGGAAAAAGCAGAAATGGCCATAATCAGCACTTTGATATAAAGTTTAATTGGTCTCTAGCTTGGACGATCCTCTTAACTTCATTGTCTTTCATCATTTGGATGTGAAGATGGGTTATCTTGAAAGAATTTAGAGCTTTCTGGTATAGTGGCCCGAACTTTCCTCTTCTCCTTGAACCGTCCAGAGCGAGAAATCTTAAGGTTCCTCCGACCAGTGTGGGCTCCATTTGACTTGTCTAACTTGTTATCATTATTGAGTTCTGTTGCACCACTAGACATGGAATTAGGATGTTGATTTTCTCTAGACCCAGGAGAGGAACTTAGAGATCCACTACTAACTCCCCATGATTTATCCTCAGTAGTATCTGAAGCATAGACAGAAATCTCCTTAGGCTTTTTACGAACAGTCAGTGATTTCCACCAGTTGGTGCTACTCTTTCCTGTAGCACTTTCTGCCATGATTGACTTTATGCAAAGGGCCAAGTTAAAATGTAGATGCTTTTCTTAATCCACTCTCTGTTCCAATCTGCAATATTGATAAAATGTGCATCAGATATAAAGTTATATGATATAGTACaaaggaaaatgtattaaaaaatccTCTAGAACTATCAAAGGAAAGCGAGAACCTCAAAAATAAAATGGCAAAACATTAGTTTGATCATTGATCAGGTTATGCCAACATTGATTGATTTCAGTTAAGGTACTTTTATTTAAATTgccatatatttaatatattacaAGATTTTCTAAAATAAGTGTGTCTGTGTCCCCTGTTGTAATAGTATGTACCCAGCCTATGTCATTCAACACAAACAGTGGTCAGGCAAAAGCAACATAACTTGTCACTGGACTTTCTAATCAGACAGGTGAGTAGGGCGTGTTGTGTAAATTCTCTGAAGGAACACAGATACAGAGATGGACAGATACTCCTGTTAGATTTTGGTTTcgactgtatgtttggtttacttAGTTACTCGGAGCTGACCAAGAAACACCCAGCAAAGCAAAACCAGTTCTTTGTCATCTCAAACAAGTATGAGCACTTCTTATAGAAACTTCTGTTACCGAAATGTCTATCTATATACCTAATACATCTTTTCATCCAGTCTCCCTTTGGAATGTACAAAGTGAAAGTACTTATCCATACGATCACCTTTTCTGTTCTATACCGATGTTGTGTTAAGAGAAGTCAACACACACCAGACACCCAAACATGGGTCATCCTGTCCATCTACGAACAATTATATTCTAACCATCCGCAGTGTTTTTCAAAGGAAATTGCTGATCCGCCATCATCAGCCAAGCAATATAGCTTTTCACATTGCCAGCAAGAGAGGCTGTACTGGGACACAACTATTTAtccccttacaccacctccatgccaagtgaccATGCTGGGCCGTTAAATGGGCTGGTATGGGGTGGGGATGTCTCATACACTAGCTATAGGGCGTAGAATTGTCCATCCGATGCGACCCATGGGGCAGGGTTAACATTaagcacttttttattttacccacAAGTGTTTATataaagaaagctgagctctgattggttttccagGAGCAACAGACACTtttgattaatctcccccaatgtttcaGTTCAGTACAAATACAGAAGAGTATGTCAACAAAGTGATGAACAGAGTGCCCAACCCATTTCACAATATCTAATAATGTTAAAAATCAGTAAACTACAACTACCACTGAAACATTAAAGGTAATGAGAGGTTTAGTTTAGTTTTTAGAATTCATTTTTCATTGGAACGGCACCTTTCACAAAATTTTACAAGAAATCACTCTTTGATTTGTCTGCCAAAAATAAACATAGCGTGGTGGAACTTCTATGAAATCATTTTTACTAatactccattctttattgtttttttatgtttacttttGTTTGTTTTACGTTTGTATTCACCAATATCTATATTGAAGAGCATTCACCATTATGTGAAAAAAGGAAGTAACTGATTACAGTACAATAGGCACATCACACAATGAACTAAATGATTTTATTATATATGGGGAAGGGGATAAGTGAAATGTTATCACACTGTAAACAGTAATGATTACTGTACAGAGAGTCTTTCGAGGAAGTTGTCGCTAGTTCCTCTGGCCATTCTATCTAATTATATCTTTCTGTACCACTACTAGTCAGTCCTACATTAATATCTACGCAACCCAATAAGGAGCACAATGTTACTTTAATAAGTGGATTGCTTAAGTGGAAGCCAAACCCACAACATCAGATGTATCTCTAAAAACTACAATGGACCAGCTGATTTAGGATAAAACAGGATATGTTGGCGTGCAAGTTGGGTTTTCATATAGTCGTAatggcccatatatatatacgaaaactggtgcaatctgtCTTCTAGCTGAGACATCTGTTCTCAGCATTTTAGACGtcgaattaaaagttatattttatattttattatccaCGGTCCGTTTACCCCAGTGAAAAGTTTGATATATTTAACGGCTAAGAATACCATTTAATTCTGTGACTTGCAatctgtcttaggctacattcacacgaacggaCACACGCTggcgcacaggagaggaggagggggtaagtACTGCTCGCCTccggccctctccatagagatacatggcgctgtaatacagggaaagatgtcctatcttttccccgggtataGAACGGTATGGTGCTGCATGTGTGaacccattgctggcctatgtgGGACGTATTTACGGCCGCAAGCCCCAACggtcctgtgaatgtagcctaactgcagtttgcctcactaatgtgaagTTTCCaccagataatccaatagtggcACAAATTTGGTCTGTTTCCAGAATGTGACAtagttgcacttttttttagtgcactttgcttcatgctgcagaattgtggtgcagctcagtaataaatgtggcacaaaccgtAACTAAGCACTACCATGTAGGTGAACAGTTTTGTAAAGTGTTGAACAATATTCAACCGTGACTCTaaagtggcgcaaacacttcataaatacatgtgctggGCCAATAACGCTTAGTGATACTGCTGATGTCAGTGTGATCCATATGTACAACAATCTGTTTAAGCAGGAAACTTGGTCCCCAAGTGgttaatgttttactttttcatttaggATATTGATGGTAAGTGGCTTTCTTTCTTATATATTTGAGGGTCATCAGATCACACAATCAAGTTGACGATGATCTTATAaagaataactttttattatgACCCCTGGGATTTGCCCTCAATCCTGTGTCCTAAGAATGAAGTCACCTTagtgcaaaaaaataaagaactaaaTTTCAGTATCACATGAAAGGCCACATTGTAACACATGTTTTTTTGGTTTGTATCAATGggagaaaacaccaaaaaacaaaAGTTGCCTACTAGTATAGTATGAATATAGGGTTATGTAACATGGGTAATTCATCTGCCTTCCATTGCCGTTGTCAAGTGACCTGGCCCTGAATACACCTGCACATTGCTTGCAGGGTAAACATTCTTCTATGCTAGGAACTTGGAATTAACATTGCTgtcagggttaaaggggttggccactttcttagtaaatctgtttcattagacaggtctctgcatatATATGTACCTATACCACCTgtaagagcttcagcctttccctgttatccatatgctgcactttgcatctccACACAAATTCCT comes from the Engystomops pustulosus chromosome 5, aEngPut4.maternal, whole genome shotgun sequence genome and includes:
- the PRR15 gene encoding proline-rich protein 15 — encoded protein: MAESATGKSSTNWWKSLTVRKKPKEISVYASDTTEDKSWGVSSGSLSSSPGSRENQHPNSMSSGATELNNDNKLDKSNGAHTGRRNLKISRSGRFKEKRKVRATIPESSKFFQDNPSSHPNDERQ